acgcttttgaattgtggtactggagaagactcttgagagttctttggatagcaaggaggtcaaaccagtcaattctgagAGAAATCagctatgaatattcattggaagaatggatactgaatctgaagctcccatactttggccacctgatgcgaagagctgactcattggaaaagaccctgacactgggaaagattgaaagccaaaggagaagagggcaacagaagatgagacggtagGAGGGCATCATCTATTCAATGGACATTAACTTGGGCAAACTcgaggggacagtgagggacagggaggcctggcatgctatagtccatggggtcgcagagtcagacactacttagcaatcAAACAATAATTACAGACATTCTTCTAAATGAGGAGGGGGTGGAGTTGTTGGGGCAGTCATAAATACTTTCATGGTCTAGAACATCCCCCTTAAACTTCTTTGATGGTGCCTCACCCCAATTCCAGTCACCTGGTTCTGGAGGAAGCTGTCAGTCATGTTTGCTGGGGGGCAGGGTCACTTGCTTAAGTAAAACTAATCATAGTACCACCCGCCCCCATCAGGATGGTTGGTTCAAGGCTAAATTTATGATCTAAGGTAGACCAGTCCTTTATATCCCTTCCTTGTAAAGTGATGTTTTCTGAGCTTCTTTCCTTCTAGGCTATATAGTTTAGGGATATAAAACCTTGAGAAAGGCAACTTCAGAGTCCTTCACTAAGTGGAGAAGCCTGAGGGAAGAAGGCTTTCAGGCTTAAAGAGTCAAAGATGCATAAAGGGAAGGAGCAGGGGAGGCAGAGTGAACCGATGGCTTCTGATTTCTCAGGTCCAGTCACAGAGATCTTTGGCTCTGCTCTGGTTCGTGTGTCCAGATCCCCAGTATCCTTCCAATAAGTCTCCCTTTTTCTTCAAGCCAGCTGGAGTTGGGCTTTTCTCACTTGTGCTTCAGACTTGATTCTAGATCCTTCCTGCATGTGATGCGCCTCCCCGACCCAAAGAGAGTCACCCTTTCTTATGAGCACCATTGAGATGAAGTTCTTTATTCTTTATAGAGAATAAGGCTTTGCAGAGCAACAAACACAGTTCACCAGCATCCCTGGCCCCACCCAGGCTGCCCTCACATGAGTGTGTGTTTGGAGTGGACCTGACTGATTCCTGAAGTAGCCCAGCATTTACACTGCGGGAGCCAGGCCAATCCTGTTGTTTCCTCGATCGAAAACTGAGAAATACAGCTTCAGGAAGACGTCACCCAGGATCCAGGTCTCTGACTCGTTGACACGCTGTGGGCGCACGTAAAAGTTGCTGAGGCAGCTGCTCGACAAACtctgaggaaacaaaaatacaCAGTAGTCAGCCTGAGCCCTTACCTGCTTCCCTCATCAATATCCAGAGTTGGCAAGTTTCGTGGTTTTACTTCCTCCCTTTGGTAAAAATCAAGTGACTCTCTCAGCAGCAGTGGAAGTAGGGGCCCTTCCAACAACTAGAAGGGCCAAGACATATGGTTGCCATTAGGGGTGGAAATGGGCAGACAGGCAGGGGTTATAAGATGCAAACATATAGAGAGgacggataaacaacaaagtcatactgtataatacagggaaccatattcaacaTCCCATGATAAacagtaatggaaaagaatataaatatatatacatatatatctatacacacacacacacatatatatacacacacatatataattgagTCTCTTTGCTTTATGGCAGGAATAAACagatcattgtaaatcaactatacttcaataaaacttgtAAAAAGAGAACAAGAGTGGCCTGTAATTCCTTGCTATTCCTTGCTCCCTCTTTTCTCTGCAGAAAATGCTgtttcttctccttccccacaACCCTTTTCCTTAAAACTGTGCTTGAGCCCTCTGCGAAGCCTCCCTTGACCCACACTCACCCTCCCTGGTCACTCCAGGCTGGGTTGGTGATTTTCCCTGGTGCCCCCAAGTCTGTAGCCCTCATCACCCCTAATCTGCCCCCAGAACCCCTTTGCACAGCCCCCAGGGGTGCCATTTGCATGGAATTCACTTTAGATTTGCATTGACCAAGAAGCGTTCCTCAGGTCTCCATGAGTCTGGGGTTTTAGAATTAATGAAATTCCCTGTCTTCCTCAAAAACTTCTTTGAGCCCATTAGCCTGCTCTGAACTCCCGTAGAGAACTGACATTAAGCCTCAACTGTGTGCAAGAGTTGTGCAGTCTCTGTGCACCTTTTACTCATATTAGCATCCAACTGAGGAGTCAGGTATCCCAActcacagatggggaaatgggGCGTAGCAAGGGGAAGTTGCAGCCAAGGACTAGGGTAACCATGTAATTTATGATCCCAACCTGGACACTtttgagaagggaagggagatTGTTAATCACTAGAGTGGGAGAGAACACTGGATCTGTCCCCAGCCAACCCTGCTTGTCACTTGGCTATTTCACGGATTGCTAGAACTGACTTTCCATGTCCGTGCATCTGAGGGCTATGGTTGAACTGAAGCTCTTTAAGGCAAAGGCCCTTAGTGTTCCCCTCTCCTTATGACTCCCACCATGCCGACATGGGGTAGTGACTCCACACTTATTTCAGGAGGATGGATGTCCCAGACTGTCCTTTACTCTCAAGTGGTTGGTTTTCTGGGAGGCACTGGCCCAGCCACGTGGGCTCAGCCACATCTGCAATGATGTGGCTGAGCCTGCAGAGGGCGCCCTACTCCCAGCAGCAGTGTAAGGGTTCCTGCAAGTCCCAGATTTGAGAACCAGCCCCCAGGGTTGTCCCCTCACTTGGATGTAAGCTTGGGCGGGTACTGGATAGTCTATTCCGTTGATAGTGAAGACAACAGGAGGCAGTGTCCCGATGGTTTGGCAGGAAACCAAGTGCTGTaacagaaagagggagagaggttgGATCTGCTGATCTTTGTGTGGAGAGCCTGggagtgaccccatggagtgaCCCTTCACCTCATGACCGATGGGCCTGGCGTGGATGAGATTCTGGATTTTGCTGACCGGTCCTCTTGGGCCACGCAGAAGGGAAGTCCCCGTATCCAAGAGGGCCTGGCAGCCATGTTTACAAGCAACCACTGTCCTGTTCATGGAGATGCTGAGAGAAAATGGGATAAAATAGGCACCAGCATCACTCTGAAATCTCCCCCACGACTGCCCCCTGAACATGACTGCCTGACTGTCTCCTGAACAGCCTTTCAGCTCTTGCTCTGACTCTGTTTTCCTTTGCTCTGGTCATTTCATCCTCTTTGACTTCCCTTCAGTTATTGAATGCACCAGCTCTTTCATATCTCAGGGCCTTAGCATGTGCTGGTCACCCTTCCTAGAAGACCGCCTACCTCCTTGGTCTAGATGATTTTTGCTCATCTTTTAGTTCCCAGGTTAAATGTCACTTTGTCAGTGAAGTCTTCCTCCTAAACTAGATCAGGCTCCTGTCTTGCTCAGTCTCTGTAGACTCTTCCCCATGTCTAGCAGGTACCAAGGTGGTAATTCACTATGTGTGTGAGTCATCTCGGGTACGTCTGCCTCACTAGATGTGAGGGCAAGTTGTGTCCTCACTGCCTCGCTAAAGTGCCAGCACACAAGGGGTACACAATGTATGTTTGTGAATGAATCAGTGAAAAAATGAATGAGGAACATCCAGATACCTATATCTGGTGTCTGACCAATAATGGGAGTGAATATGGAGGTTCCCTGAGGCAACAGATGCTCAGAGTGTTAGTGGGAGGGAGACACAGGTTGCCCTGGGAAAGGTTGTCTTCATGCACCGCCCCTTCATCTGTCTCAGACACTGAGGCCCTCAGCCAGGCAATGCCTGAGCTAGCCCAGAAGGCCACTGAAACACAGGAAAGCGTTTGTCTAAGGGTATCACACAGATTCCCATCAATCATTTCCTCTTGTTTCCAGGCCACTCTTGAATCCCAGCTTCCTGATTCCTTCTGTCACAGCCCCTGCCCCACTGTGTGCCTTGGAAGAAAGGCAGGTAGCTATGGCTAGGAAGGTATCTCTCTGTTTGAGTTGCTTTCAAGTCTCAAGATTGCAGCCAACCTCTCTCCACTGCTGGGTAGCTTCTCCCTAAGAAGACCAATTTTACCAGTTTGTTAAGGCCTTGAGCTGTTTTTAAACTGGCAGTACTGTGTGCTGAGAACTTTCTCAGTCCCAGGTAGCCCTGGACAGTTGGTCATCTTATCACAACCGTGTTCAGGCTGGTGAAATTCTCCCTGATCCTCTTTTCACTACACTTTAGGGTCCTCAAACACGTTCCCCACCTCACAGTGTGGTGGGTGCAGCCCTCCCCCAGCTGCACAGGCCTCTCTGGACCCCATTCCCCTGATCAAAGCCCTGatcaggaggcctggtgtgattGTCAATCCATGGgtgatgtgtgtatctgtgtgcctGTATGTCTGCgtgtgtctatatgtgtcttaggtgtgtgtgtttctatgtcTGCATATCACTGTTTCCctatgtgtctgtgtttgtgtgtgtatttgtgtgcctTTGCGTGTTTATAAGTCTGATgctgtgtgtgtttctatgtgCGTCTTTTTGGGTGGagtctgtgtctgtgtatgtgacTGTGTGGCTGGGGTGCATTCGTGTATGTCTGCgtgtgtctatatgtgtcttaggtgtgtgtgtttctatgtcTGCATATCACTGTTTCCctatgtgtctgtgtttgtgtgtgtatttgtgtgcctTTGCGTGTTTATAAGTCTGATgctgtgtgtgtttctatgtgCGTCTTTTTGGGTGGagtctgtgtctgtgtatgtgacTGTGTGGCTGGGGTGCATTCGTGTATGTCTGCgtgtgtctatatgtgtcttaggtgtgtgtgtttctatgtcTGCATATCACTGTTTCCctatgtgtctgtgtttgtgtgtgtatttgtgtgcctTTGCGTGTTTATAAGTCTGATgctgtgtgtgtttctatgtgCGTCTTTTTGGGTGGagtctgtgtctgtgtatgtgacTGTGTGGCTGGGGTGCACTCGTGTATGTCTGCATGTGTCTGCATGTGTCCACATGCACATGTGGGAGCACCACTTGGAGTGGCTCTCGGAGGGAGATGCTTACCTGTCCATGTTTATAAGCCACTTGCCCACTTCGGACACTGGTACCCAGTTGAGTTCTCCCTTATAATAGGCACGGTCCACCCCTCCAAACATCACCACGCTGCGGTTCTCCTGCTGActgtggagagaaggaagagagggtcTTGTTGGAGGAGAGTAACACCACACGCTGTCTGAGGGTTGTGCTTATCCACCCATCAGGGGCACTACTACagaatccattttacagatgcagaaactgaggctcagagggattGTGTAGTGGACCCGGGTTGGTCACAGCTAAGGAATGTCACAGAAGAAGTTCAACGGTAGGCAGTCAGGCTGGGCTTTGACCATCCAACTTTCTGAAGAGGACCTGGTCCTGTATGGCGACTTAAGTGCTCAGAAATACCCTCAGAGGACACTGTGCTTGGGGGTCTGGCTTCCTCCTTGTCTAGCCTGTCATTTTTCAAAAACAGCCCAGGCTCAAGGACAATAAGGGTGAGGGTTAGTGTCACCCAGGGTTGGCTTCATGAGCCTGTGACCTGTGCTGTTTATGGGGCTCTCCCTGTCTTGAAATCCAAATACTTGCTAAATAAAGGGtcccacatttttattttgcactggcTCCCACAGACTGTGTAGCTGGTCCTGGGCTCCTGGTGAAACATTAGTAAGGAAGGAAACATTCATGCCACCCCTCTCCTTCTTTCCatatcaagtgtgtgtgtgtgtgtgtgtgtgtgtgtgttagtcactcagtcgtgtctgactctttacaaccccatggacagtagcccaccaggctcctctgtccttggaattctccaagcaaaaatcatggagtgcatagccattcccttccccagggggatcttcctgatctaggatcaaatctgggtcccctgcatttcagacacattctttaacatctgaatcaccagggaagcccttccatatCAAATCCATCAGCAAATCCTATTGCTTTTTTCCTCCAACCTGTTTCCTGACACCTTCCGTTGTTCTCCCTCTTCCCTCACCCCTGGACCAAGTCCCTACCCCTGAGCCCATGATCATGGTTTTgatcaataaaactttatttacaaataccAGTGGTGGGGCCAGGTAAGGCCCTGGGGCCGTAGTTACCCTGGGCTAGACTATCTCCCAGGAAACTTCCAGATCAGGTGGTCTATAATTTTTCATGCAACTGAAAGCATCTTACCATTGAATTAGAGAGGTCTGGCCCACCTCAGACTTACCTGCTCACGTAGAAGGCAAAGACAGGCTCAGAAATGACTCCTTGTTTCCTCAGGTTGTCAAAGACCGGGGTGGCCCCTATGACAGTGGGGCGGGGGTAATCTAGTCCCAGGATGCCATCAAAGGGTAAAGCTTCAAACCCAAACTCCTTTAGACTCAGGCCAAATGGCTGGGCCACACTAACCATTTTCCCGATCTGTGGAGAGGAGAGTGTTCCCACATAAAGGATTGGGAAGTGGGGCTGGGACCCGGCTGGGGTGTAGATGTCATTAGCACTGCAGAGAAGAACTGAGGCCTGACTGTACTCTGGACTGATCTCAGATGGTTAGACCACGCTGGGACAGGAATTCGTGTTCCATTTTTGTGGGGCTGTGGATTTTAACAACACCTGCTCCTCCTGCAAACACCATCTGAATGAGTCAAATTGGCCCTCATGCCTTCTGTACAGGTGGGGCAACCAAGAGTCAGGACAGGACCCAGTGGTTCCCCTGGAGGACAAAATGAGTAGAAAGCAGAATAGCCTTCTCTTTGGCATCACTCTGATGTGATGACAGAAATGAACTGAATTCAAGGCAATGCTTGTGAATTCTGCATCTGCCCAGAGAGACAGAAGCCCCATTATATAATGTCACTGGCAAGGTCCTCCAGAaaattctgcctgggaaacaggTATTTGGGGATGTGTttgcgtgtgcatgtgtttgtttgagaaagacagagaaaaaaagagagatctgAGAAAGAgacagggtggggtgggtgcGGAAATATTCAAGCACTTTGAGGAAGTCAGGCCATAGTTTTTATTATACTGTCAAAATTCCCCTAGAGTGAGAACCCATTTATCAGTCTCCCTCCCATGTGTTTGGCCCCTTGCTTTCCCTGTCTGGATACCTGAAGCTCTGTGCTGCCCCCAGGGACCCCGGATCAGTTTTATCCTCTTCCCAAATTCCCACACTTGCTTGAGTCCTGATTGGCCagcccagctccaccacttactagatgtgtgaccttggccaggcCCTtgctctctgcacctcagttccTTCACCTGTATCATGAAGTTAATCATAGTACCTGCTGCGTGTGATTGTTGCAGGGTCACATGAGTTATTACCATGAAAGTGCCCAGCATAGTTTGAGAATATAAATGTGGTGTTTTCTTCCCCCTCTCCCTGCTCCCAATGAAATGAATCTTGAACTGCTCATGGGCAAAGGAGCTGTAAACCCATGCCCCAAGCCACTGTCTGGATTAGCGATTCTGGGAGTTTGTGTGTCAGCTGAGATGCTATCTACCCAGGGACAGGGTCCTGAGGGGCAGACATCCAGTCACTAGGGGACTGCCAGCTGGTCCAGCATCTGTTTTGTAGCAGTGGTTGCTCCCAGAGACAGCCCCAACTTAGCTTCTGTTTCCACATTACCCGAACGGTGTCATAGCCAAGATATCCGTTTATCATCGCAAAACTGTATTTGATACTGAAGATCTGGTTCGTGGCCTGAAAGGTGGAGGAGTTTTGAGGGATGAAGCTCTTGTGTTTATCtgcagacacaagagatgagtgTCCGCCAGGTgccaaggatggagaagggaTTTGGAGGGGAAACACAAGATGGgcaaggtggggaggggagcaggtaCTCACAGCAGCTGGGACTGTGGCAGTATATGGAGGGCACCCACAAGCCAGATGAGCCGGTGTCAAAGAGGACCTGAAACTCCTGAGGGGGTGTTCCAATGGCGATGGTGCCAATGCAGACAAGCTACAGAGGCCAAGGTGGGGTGGTTAGGGAAGACTTGGCTGCACCAGCCACCCTTGATTCACAGACTGCTGCCACCTTTGaggtgtcctgtgtctcctgaaatcACTCTCCAACCACACCACCTCACAGCTTCTGCTCAGATCACTGCCTGatttgattccttttctttctgttaggGCTGTGTGACATACTGGATCTTACTGTCTTGACTAAAGATGGAACCCACCACTCCTTCAATGGaaacacagattcttaaccactggaccaccaggtaaatcGTGGCACCTTCATTTGAGAAGCTCTCCAGTCTCTTTTTCAAAGCCCAAACAGAGCCCCTTCTTTTGCAGATGGCCCTCCTAAGTCACCCCAGGCCACTTCTTCTAAACTCAGACCATGTCCTCTCAACACCAGGCAGGTGGCCATTTTATTTGACAGCTAGTTACTCCCTGCCTGTCTCTCAGGATGGCCTGTGCATTCATGAAGAAGAGATCAGACTTTTTTTCAAATCAATAGCAACACTCTAGTGTTAGATTCATATGGCCTCACGTGCCATAGGGGCTCAGTAACTTTTTTACTGGTATCCATGCATCTGTGGATGCTGACATTCCTCTGACCAAGATTTCACAATTGATTTGGAGTTGCCTTTATCTTTTGATTGGCATGGCTCACCCTTCATCTGTAACTGAGTGGTTCACTTAGTTCAGAAAGAACAATCTTCCTTAAACTAATGATACACCTTTGGCACAGAAATGGATGTTTATCTGCCCCCTGGTCATTGCTTGGTCCAGTCACCACAGACCAGGAGCTGAGGATGAGTGCCTTCTCCTCTGGGAATGGGTCCCTGTTCGCCCGTGTTTCTGACTCCTGCAGGAGCCCCCAGCCCAACAACCCCACTGGCATCTCTGCTTGAACACCAGTGCAAAGCCAGAGCACCAGGGGGCGCTGTGGAGCACCATCCTCCTAACACACTCACATCCTTGTAGTTCCTCAGGGGATGATAAATTATGTTTTGGTCATTAGTGGCATTCTGGGACAGGCTGTAAGGGTGTTCCTCAGAGAAATCTGTCAGCAAATTTCTTTCCCTTAGGGTTTCTCGCATGGTCTTCATTTGCGTAAGAGGGATTCTTTCACCggccatgaaaaaagaaaacaaagaaggggCAGCAATCAGCTGTCTGTGTTATAAAGACTGTCATACCTGACGTTCTAATGGCACTGTGTATTTTCCAAGCATTTTTATGAGTGTCACCTTATTATCAGGATTCCACGCAATGACCATGGCAAAGACAGGTCTGAACACAGGTTCTGTTGTGTCATCTTGGGTAAGGCATATGACCATTTGAAGTCTCAATTTTCCCGTCAGTAAAAAGGTGGTATATAGTAATCCCCACCCCAGGCCACATAGAATGGCTTAGATATTAAGTGAGATGATGGATATAATGCACCTGATATATAGGAAGTCTCAGCAATGGCAGCCATTATCATTGCTGTGGCCATCCCACAGTATCCTTCTCAAGGAAGCTTGGAGAGGGAAGTAGAAGGGGTTCATCATCCTCTTTAAACAGGGGAGGAATTTGAAATGCAGGGAGTTGGAGACTTGGTTGAGGTCATACTGCTTGTTACAGctaaaagagcagagaaatagtaCTACTGATCTTTCTTCTGGGCTCAAGCAGGAGAGGGGAGGCCAGGAGATGGAGAATAAATTAAGGAGGTTAAGAGAAGCCaagaagaatgtttttaaaaaggaaaaaatctaagAGAGTTCTGCATGCACAGAGACATCCAAAGAGATAGATAAAATGGAGAGATACAGAGGTGAAGACACAGACACATTCacacagaaatgaagagagaCCAGAGAGGAGACCTAGAACCACATATAAGAGAAATGTTATTTCTTCAGACCACACCTACAGTTGCACAGGTTGTGCACTGAACAATTTCAAGGAATGCAATTTTACATAGGACATGATATGGCTGGACCCCAAGGGTTGTGTAATCCTACAGGTTTGCCTGGAGAGCCTAAGGCCTCACAGAGTCTGTGGCAAGGTACGTATCAACAAGTGAGAGTTGACTTTAGACTGTCAGGGAGTGATTACATTCCCTTCTAACCCTGACAGGTGGAAGAATAAGAGGAcaagaatgaaaaacaaacaaaaaaagggatGATTTCACTTATAGTCCCCACACTTACATGACTATGCACTCTGAAAGAGCTACCAGCCCGAGGAGTCCAAGCCACTTCATGCTTCTGTCCTCGATTGAAGTACTCAGGACAGATTGAGTTCTGAGCATGCACTGGTGGTGAAGATTACCTAGCTATATATACTCTAACCTGCTCTAACGTTCTCCTTTAAGCCACCATGAGTCTGATGAGCAATATGAACCTCTAGATAAAATCTTTGCCTCCATTGGTATCTGTGAGGAGTGCACTCGGAAAACTCTCATAATACAGAATATTCCACTGTAACCTCTTCCTTTGTTCTTGGGTGAAAAGGAAACTGAACCGCACAATCTAAGAGTGGGGAGACTCTTTCCAACCTGTAG
Above is a genomic segment from Cervus elaphus chromosome 2, mCerEla1.1, whole genome shotgun sequence containing:
- the LOC122674394 gene encoding pregnancy-associated glycoprotein 2-like — protein: MKWLGLLGLVALSECIVIIPLTQMKTMRETLRERNLLTDFSEEHPYSLSQNATNDQNIIYHPLRNYKDLVCIGTIAIGTPPQEFQVLFDTGSSGLWVPSIYCHSPSCYKHKSFIPQNSSTFQATNQIFSIKYSFAMINGYLGYDTVRIGKMVSVAQPFGLSLKEFGFEALPFDGILGLDYPRPTVIGATPVFDNLRKQGVISEPVFAFYVSSQQENRSVVMFGGVDRAYYKGELNWVPVSEVGKWLINMDSISMNRTVVACKHGCQALLDTGTSLLRGPRGPVSKIQNLIHARPIGHEHLVSCQTIGTLPPVVFTINGIDYPVPAQAYIQSLSSSCLSNFYVRPQRVNESETWILGDVFLKLYFSVFDRGNNRIGLAPAV